Below is a genomic region from Gadus morhua chromosome 4, gadMor3.0, whole genome shotgun sequence.
gggataggcctatatctcttgtcttttatccctctattccccactattcacggagcctgaggtgaataattgttaattaaatagtctagtgttacgtattttaagaatctaagcttccctcacttgtccactaggaagtaggaccaaacatataagctgcgttaccctcacatagccacaaggggagcatgacgttattgaaggctgctccctcttcccctttaattaagtgaagaagccgaagccataacgtcaccccggccacgcccactaggccacgcccactgcataggccacacccacttgacgtcctgtacggaggacgtcgagtgaacagcccagagattttcagcgacacccgcgatgggtcacgggcctctgcccgtggcccatagaAGGCCAgagagttcaataggtagacggcgcagagagcccccgggcctaagcccgggggcttgaagtagatcacggtattttcctctcactcgtgttagatacaattccttCCGTAGTCTccatttaccataccgaaacatgccgactttataacaaataaagtgagttaaagtaaagcaacccgggattggacaactttcttcgagaatatgcaacactagatagatagatagcctagtcaagtctttattaataccaaacgacacaaatcgtcgggaatccatttaggtggttcggcccacacaggacagtagcctacaagaccacacagaacaagtctgactggacatacacacaatacatcacattaaaactagacacgcgttgatagatagatagacagaaaggcctagatagatagaatagatccattatttgccttgcggagccaaccagtcctgtgcacgtatgcaaattagccatgtgcgtcTATTtcttttgaatgcgacgaatgagtgcagatcatgatttgcagatccagatcagtgaaacatattttaaccaCTACAGCaagcagggttttttgttctcggttgtaattagcctacattttaggattttttttatattggggggaatcactgtcctacttgttgtcgaagcactttatcgaacaagcaaaaccgtctcggcaatatggccaaggtgtatgggagagttcattatttgatatggctgtctgtagggcctactaaacgcatacggctcctttaaatgcgtctgcataattgaattgtacgtcatgagcgacttgagcgaccaaagcgaacagaaaaattcgcagcgaaactttgacgctttggtcgctcctggtgtggacgtacagttatacacttctttgttatttggataaccgttctgctgttggtgttatggcgcataacacgttggttctctgacgtctctcgtatttccacaacaagactgtagtcGGGGTTATCTCAGCAATCgttgagccccgctgcccgccgcccgctgccgcaaggcaccaccaccgcgaagcaccaccacccggcagcgggcagcgggcagcgtgcggttcagtctacttccgattgatgtggacgtggaagaactggagacatcggagaacccgacgcagtcgtttgagatccataatatcgtctggaggagcacacagctttttgccgtgataatatgtatgatatgatatagatatctatgtataatatgatattatttagatatagagcttcaGGACTCCAGAATATTTaaagaacacggccaaaggctgtgtgcacctcgccattgcgatacatccactgtaaacagcgcATGGTTCCGTGGTCGCAAGCTGcgcagggccacacccccaccctcctccttgacccgcctctttcctcctcatttgcattaaagctacagacaccgaaacggcgtctgtagctcaatgtgcgactggctcgtagtggctgtaattctgagACACCACTGAATTTTGgtaacgtcttcaaatactgtgttaggggccgactagcatccataaagtagcatgccatgggacctttaatcaCAGAAGGAGCCAGCCTATATTACAGTTTTTGCcaattgcttgaacacacaCTAGACACATACCTAGACCAAAGTAgcacaacttgaagtttttgttactatacctaaaacacatgtaaccataccttaaacaaaagcgctgctttgcactttagttgcaagacacttgctcctttctgcaacacacttgctcctgcactCGACACACTATTTCAAACATAAGACacttaattaaaaaatgaaatctcATTGTACCATTtggaaaacacatctattcaaaatacaaaacacaatggttaattgaaaatacttaaatacacaGCTGAAAACACTTTTGCACGTCCCGGGGCCGCGCAGGGGAAATATATCATTGTGTGCCTCCATAAGCCTTTGAGCGTTACTGCACCATCATGCAAAAATAGGTCTCTACAATACCCCACATGTCATCACATTTCTAGATGCACTTCTTGATGCAGCTGAACAGGACAGTCAGTCAGTTTCCTTCAGGCTGTTTTGGTCCGGAACTGGTACACCAACCATAAACTATTTGAAGTCGTATACTCGCCGTTTCTAAACCCTATAGAATTATTCTTTCTGGCTTGAAGGGGACGTGTATATGACTGCCAACCACATGCCTGCATGCCTCTTCCGCAGTCAATGGAACAGGACTGCAGAGACATTGAGGTAAGGTCAATCCATTAAGGTCAAGCCCACCCATGCAAAAttgctgtgtttttctgtgtttacagtacagttgtgtatttttgtttaattttttcttAAACTGAATTTACTGCACTGTAAAGTACCATACTGCAATGTACAGTACTGATTGTTAGAatttttggttgttgtgaaaAAGTTCCTTCggtggaactgaataaaaacagtgaatatGGAACACTCCGGGGTTTATATAAAGTAGAcaagtgtgttgctgctgatctgaaagtgtattcatattaTACAAGTGCGTATCATTTTGGCATCAGAGTGACATTTTGACAAGGGATTGTTAGGTTTCGGTagaagagtttcaatttgacatagatctgaatggtatatttctcagtgttgtgtcttatttgcttgtgtgttgagttttgacacaatggGCCAAGTTTTGCAAAATTTGTTCAAgtaattgaaaaaaactgtaaaataaaAACGACTGTTTAAAATGTAAGTCAATTAAAAACTAGCTGGGAACAAAACAATGCAACTTTCATACAGGCCTGTAACACACACCTGGTCCACTCTGTTTACGTCCTTGTTCGTGTTGAACACATAGGcctaataatacaaataaacaatgcTATAGGGACCTCTTCAGATCCTTTAAGATTAGCTGGAAAGGCTACGAAATTAGCATCATAAGCAATACTGCAGGTAAAATTAGGCAATTTGACGATTGAAAGTCATCAGCAGAATATCATCCGTCGCCTTCGTCATAACCCCgcaattgatgtgtgtgtgtgtgtgtgtgtgtgtgtgtgtgtgtgtgtgtgtgtgtgtgtgtgtgtgtgcgtgtgtgcgtgtgcgtgtgtgtgtgtgtgtgtgtgtgtgtgtgtgtgtgtgtgtgtgtgtgtgtgtgtgtgtgtgtggggggggggtcctctctgATCCAGAGAGGACTTTATCGGACAGGCGGATGTGTCTATAAAACGACGACGGGGTGCTCAGACCGCAGACTAGTGACAGGTTGGCAGAAGGCGCGTGATGGAGCGCGCTTTCCGAGAGAGGCTGTTCTTTGCCCtgctttgtctgtctgttcccAGGAGAGACTGCCGCTACATAGAGGTAAGACTTTACTTGGATTTCGATTTTTTTATATTGAGGGTTCCTTGGTACTACGCGTTTTTTGCTTAAACACAACtttctattgttgttgttgttgttgttgttttggttgaaACTATAGGACAACGAGGTGATCCAAGAAGAATTATTCTCCGTCCTCAACTCGGATCTCAAGAGAGAACTACCCGACGCCTCAATGTACCGCCGACCCTTACGTGAGTCCAGGGGCGTTTTAGGTTTTTGTAATGTCATTATTTTTCATAATGTTTTACCTGAATACACAAAATATggagtttattatagctttaaatagctacctgactgctgtgctgcttatcctcAGACATCTTAAgtttcaagttatttcagagtaaaatgaatacaagtgtgAGACAGACCTTGCCAGTGATGCCAGTAATGCGGTACTGGCCTCGTACCACGAGTAAACTAACGAGTTAGTTAGTTGCTAACCAGTAATCAGATTAAAGTTTCTCATCAAAGTCACTGTGCGTTactattgttcttttttttaccggatcaccgattggcgttgagagcgatggagtggtgtgtgtgtgtgtgtgtgtgtgtgtgtgtgtgtgtgtgtgtgtgtgtgtgtgtgtgtgtgtgtgtgtgtgtgtgtgtgtgtgtgtgtgtgtgtgtgtgtgtgtgtgtgtgtgtgtgtgtgtgtgtgtgtctgtctgtctgtctgtctgtctgtctgtctgtctgtctgtctgtctgtctgtctgtctgtctgtctgtctgtctgtctgtctgtctgtctgtctgtctgtctgtctgtctgtctttctgtgagagtgcgtgtgcgtgtgaagcaTAAGTATCCAAAGACTTCAATCTATCAGAGGCAAGTGTCAACCTTGACTCTTCAGAGTCCATGCCACCAGTTGTTTTTAGCGATGGAATTAGTTGCGCGgtgctgcgtgtgcgtgtttgtgtgtgtgtgtgcgtgcgtgcgtgcgtgtgtgtgtgtgtgtgtgtgtgtgtgtgtgtgtgtgtgtgtgtgtgtgtgtgtgtgtgtgtgtgtgtgtgtgtgtgtgtgtgtgttgtgctggagcgacggcagcagagagagcgagtAGGAGCCTCTACGTTTTCGCCAGAGAACTTAACCTACGGGGAGGTACGAGCAGCTCCAGCGCTAGAACGCGCTGTtttatggcgacacattagtgccataaagcactaatgtgataaaacatgcattcaggcgtattatattatttcacacgcgtagatattaactgcaaGCTCGCAAATCGTCTCTGCGTGCGCACTCAGAGCGCTGCTCCCCGAGCGAGGAAAACAGCTCCTCGAGAGCATTACCTCGCTGCAAGCGAGAGGGGGGAATAACTTTGGTCGCACAAAACATCTCTCTCGcctaacagcctctcgcgaatgatgttctgctctctcGCTCAAATTAATTtcggcactatgggggagggaaccaaggcagggcagACTCTCCTGTGATTGGCcatttctgaagcgcgatatttgattgacagccctcctcagccctcctctcattcattcTGAATTGGACAgtcaatagacctctgaagaataagtcccgcctccgaggctccggtTCCATTGGTCAAATGTCTATCGGAAATAACATattgtttttgaatgatcgtaggCCTACCTAACAAGtactgtaggtggcgaagaagtaaaagctgctcactTTTTGAACTACagactttttccatctagattccactcgggttttggattgtcggtgccgttaaagtagttaactattatgcattaaaattaaattcgagcgagagagTAGAACATCATTCGATTGCGAGAGGCTGTTaggcgcgagaggctgttttgtgcGACCGAAGTCATTCCCCCCTCTCGCTTGCAACGAGGTAATGCTCTCTAGGAGCTGTTTTCCTCGCTCGGGGAGCAGCGCTCTGAGTGCGTGTGCAGAGATAATTTGCGCgttcgcagttaatatctacgggtgtgaaattatatataatacgcccgaatgcatgttttatcacattagtgctttatggcactaatgttTCGCCATACTGTTTACGTCGTTTACGTCACGCACGTGGAGCTGCGTCCAGTGATCCCCCCGTAAAGCGCGCTGGGATATTTTGTCTACGCATTAAAAGTTGGCGGAAGCGGTTTAAAgccgtgtgtgattgtgtgcaccCTGTAAATTTAGCGTCAATCATGCACTATATTCGTTAAATCATCGTGGACTATCTAGAAGGATTAAGCTACTTTATTTTTAGATGCCCATGGAATCCCCATGTTTGTTTCTAGtgtaagggtgcactcacactaggccatctggccgtggccgttggccgttttcacacctaaccgtgctcaaatggccccattgttctctggcctgcactcacactaggccatctggcggtggccgttggccgtcgcagctgtggcctggccacggtaggctcttgtacatacgtcatcacgtcgtaaataaaacgtcatcaccaagcgtccgctgcatggaccgtaataaagtctgccgccagtcagagttttaacaacaatggaccacaacacagagaacacagttcgcactttgctgagtctgttgcttatctggatacatgtttaccgtttaatgggaaagaaggcttgtCGCCTTTATTGTGTctgtggtcgtcgcatggactatacgtcatccagctcaggttgcgtagccgtgcgtgtgcgcgtgtcggctcattagcatctgtaccgtagcggcccgtaccgtagcagcacacctctcccaagtggccaaattggcctagcctggccagactggccatactcacactggcagatttgagcacggttaggtgtgaaattggccacggccacggccagatggcctagtgtgagtgcaccctaaagcaagaaaaaaaaaaaaagtaagtttattttttttattaaataatatctAAAGCCGAATAATATtcggctttagccccgaatgaaacggcctagtgacgccactgcaTGAGTCACAAACCTACCCTACTCTATTAGGTAGGCTAGTGGGTGCCTGGGACGAACAAAACCACCCTTCTGTTTGCTAAAAGGTTCTGTTTTAACTGCTGGATAATCCCCTTCCCTATCCAGGTTTGTATCACCGCAACATGTGTCTGCATGACTTTCTCTCCCTATTTCATTCAGGGTTAATTTAGGATCAAGAGAAGAGGGGAAAATATCAATGattaagagaaagagacagaagtgATGGGATGACAGAAATCCGTAATAAAGGCTAATTCAAATTAAGGGTAATCAAGGTGTCCATTGAGCACCATGTACTTCTAAtggtgttattaagggttaTTTAGGTGTACGTCATTAAGGATCATGTAGCGTACTTAATAATGTTATCAAGGGTTATCAAGTTGTGCATTAAGCACCATGTACTTCTAATGATGTTATTAAGGGTCATCAAGGTTTGAATTAAGCATCAGAAAACGTTGTGCTATCAAATCCATTGCAATCTCACGTCATTGTGTCCAGTCGATGTCCTTGTAGTTTACTCTGACTTTGAGAAGTAGTCCATTTTATACCATTTTCTATTTGCTAGACCACATCCCTCAGTGgatgtgttgttgttatttccCGCTTTGAGACATTGCTGTGGCCCTCAGGGTGTCTGGACATGGTCGCACTGGAGGGCCAGTTCACCTTCACCGCCGCCAGGCCCCAGCGTGGCTGCGCATCCTTCTTCATCGCTGAGCCCAACAAGGTGTTCAGCCTGTTCTACGACCACGTCAACATAAACTGTAGAGGAGGGGACTTCATCAAGGTGAGGTCCTTGAGCCCTACATGCTTTCCTCTTTTGAAGGACCTTTCAAGAACATAGATGTGTTCATGAAACCTCGATGTCAAGTTAGATGCTAGtcattttttctcttcttttgaCTTCATCATTTTTTGTACTGTAAGTGCCAATGATTTTTGTTACGGTCAAATTTAAAACCAAAAACAATTCTCTCAAAAGTCATAGTTTTCCTCTGCACTCTCAGATAAGTTAATTTTCGTACTACGAGATTTTCAGAAACTCTTCCAGCAGTATTCCAGCAGCTGGTTcacagcgtgtgtgtggctcaGGTGTTTGACGGTTGGGTGATGAAGGGCCAGAGGTTCCCAAGTCTCCAGGACCACCCCCTGCCGCTGCACCAGCGCTACGTGGACTACTGCAACTCGGACGAGCTGTCCCGGAGGACCGGCGTGCGCTCCTCTCAGAACGTCTTCATGCTCTTCTTCCACATTCGCCATGCGGGCGACGGCTTCACCATCACCGTGCGCCAGCACCTCAACCCGTTCCGTGAGTCTCCCACCAGGGACCCCCCTCCTGCGCTTGGGTCCTCCAGATGCACCTGGAGTCTGTTTTAACCCCCTTCCCTCCTAGTCCGGGCTGTACGATGgcatatacatatactgtatatcaggggtcagcaaccttttcaacatgcagtgccagtttgacattttctcgttaatgagtgtgccttaagcaacaatatattaaatattaggctgaattatgacacagcgaccaaaaacatttccagtaGACCTAGAAttgtactatttccatatagtccacaatcatttgtcaacattttaatagtttttttggTTGCTATATTTGCATCATGGGCTTagaaattataattacatatgtcccatcttaaaacaccattttcagaaactcattcaaaaacatatttgcactgtgaaaaatgtaaaaaacgagaatacatgagaatgttggaatcatccacatcaatatctttaagacatgtacagctttgcaaaaccatgtgaaggcggtgcatacaggccacttgcaacaatattttaagtAGTGGTGGCACGCGTTcgtagggttgccgacccctgctgTATGTTTTATTAGGGTCTATTTATAACATCTCGCAATCCTTAAAATGTATATGCCTTAAGTTATC
It encodes:
- the crhbp gene encoding corticotropin-releasing factor-binding protein, with the protein product MERAFRERLFFALLCLSVPRRDCRYIEDNEVIQEELFSVLNSDLKRELPDASMYRRPLRCLDMVALEGQFTFTAARPQRGCASFFIAEPNKVFSLFYDHVNINCRGGDFIKVFDGWVMKGQRFPSLQDHPLPLHQRYVDYCNSDELSRRTGVRSSQNVFMLFFHIRHAGDGFTITVRQHLNPFPCNIISQTPEGRFTMVVPQQHRNCSFSIIYPVQLQISAFSLGRRSDPALPKMSVTGCSEAGDFVELLGGSGLDTSQMSPIAELCSSFNGPTQMKIGCDNTVLRLVSSGRFVNTLTFSYNLLDQHDLNSVDGFCFTE